From a single Podarcis raffonei isolate rPodRaf1 chromosome 10, rPodRaf1.pri, whole genome shotgun sequence genomic region:
- the LOC128421742 gene encoding zinc finger protein 665-like: MECGKRFTDIGKLRTHQRTHTGEKPFKCIECGKGFSDNGNLRRHQRTHTGEKPFKCIECGKGFSQNGSLRTHQRTHTGEKPFKCLECGKSFSQNGDLKLHQRIHTGEKPYKCIECGMSFSDNGHLRRHQRTHTGEKPYKCIECGKGFSDNGHLRRHQRTHTGEKQFKCIECGKGFSDNGSLRRHQRTHTGEKQFKCLECGTCFSQNGDLKLHQRTHTGEKPYKCMECGMSFSHNGSLRRHQRTHTGEKPFKCIECGKCFSQSGPLNIHLQTHTGEKPYKCIECGKSFSDNGSLRRHQRTHTGEKQFKCLECGKCFSQNADLKLHQRTHTGEKPYKCMECGKGFSHNGSLRRHQPTHTGEKPFKCIECGKCFSQSGHLNIHLQTHTGEKPYKCIECGKSFSDNGSLRRHQRTHTGEKPYKCMECGKSFSRSGHLRKHWQTHDGETV; the protein is encoded by the coding sequence atggagtgtgggaaacgTTTCACTGATAttggaaaacttagaacacatcaacggactcacacaggggagaaaccatttaaatgtatagagtgcggaaagggctttagtgataatggaaaccttagaagacatcaacggactcacacaggagagaaaccatttaaatgtatagagtgcggaaagggcttcagtcagaatggaagccttagaacacatcaacggactcacacaggggagaaaccatttaaatgcctggagtgcggaaagagcttcagtcagaatggagaccttaaattacaccagcggattcacacaggggagaaaccatataaatgtatagagtgcggaatgagctttagtgataatggacaccttagaagacatcaacggactcacacaggggagaaaccatataaatgtatagagtgcggaaagggatttagtgataatggacaccttagaagacatcaacggactcacacaggagagaaacaatttaaatgtatagagtgcggaaagggctttagtgataatggaagccttagaagacatcaacggactcacacaggagagaaacaatttaaatgcctggagtgcggaacgtgcttcagtcagaatggagaccttaaattacaccagcggactcacacaggggagaaaccatataaatgcatggagtgcggaatgagctttagtcataatggaagccttagaagacatcaacggactcacacaggagagaaaccatttaaatgtatagagtgtggaaagtgcttcagtcagagtggacccCTCAATATACATCtacagactcacacaggagaaaaaccatataaatgcatagagtgcggaaagagctttagtgataatggaagccttagaagacatcaacggactcacacaggagagaaacaatttaaatgcctggagtgcggaaagtgcttcagtcagaatgcagaccttaaattacaccagcggactcacacaggggagaaaccatataaatgtatggagtgcggaaagggCTTTAgtcataatggaagccttagaagacatcaaccgactcacacaggagagaaaccatttaaatgtatagagtgtggaaagtgcttcagtcagagtggacacctcaatatacatctacagactcacacaggagaaaaaccatataaatgcatagagtgcggaaagagctttagtgataatggaagccttagaagacatcaacggactcacacaggagagaaaccatataaatgtatggagtgcggaaagagcttcagtcggagtggacACCTTAGAAAACATTGGCAGACACATGACGGAGaaactgtttaa